A stretch of the uncultured Trichococcus sp. genome encodes the following:
- a CDS encoding recombinase RecT: MATNSSLKNQLQNSNTQAPGQAKQLGLKSLLNSPVVQEKFRDVLKEKSQGFTASVLSLVNNDSYLAQSEPMSIITCAMTAATLDLPLDKNLGYAYIVPFRDYKDGNKQKGQFILGYKGYIQLAQRSGQYEALNVIEVYEGELLSWNRLTEKFEFDPNGKLSDVVIGYVGYFKLLNGFEKTVYWTKQEVEAHRIRNNKTKNKTELSGVWKTDYDSMAKKTILRNILSKWGILSIEMQKAVTTDETVQTLDKETGDIRDITPDEDFDAMPGHVPDKLGTFVTEDGEIINLDDEAAQESLFEERTIKPKE; the protein is encoded by the coding sequence ATGGCAACGAATTCGAGTTTGAAAAACCAATTACAAAATAGCAACACCCAAGCACCGGGACAAGCAAAGCAACTGGGCCTAAAATCACTTCTGAATTCTCCAGTAGTGCAGGAGAAATTCCGGGATGTACTGAAAGAAAAATCGCAAGGCTTTACGGCATCTGTCCTCAGTTTAGTGAACAATGATTCCTACCTGGCACAAAGCGAGCCGATGAGTATCATCACCTGTGCGATGACGGCCGCAACACTGGACCTGCCGCTAGACAAAAACCTCGGCTATGCCTACATCGTGCCATTCAGGGACTACAAGGATGGCAACAAGCAAAAAGGGCAATTCATCCTGGGGTACAAGGGATACATTCAGCTGGCGCAACGATCTGGCCAGTATGAAGCTTTGAACGTCATCGAAGTGTATGAAGGCGAGCTGCTTTCTTGGAATCGCCTGACTGAAAAATTTGAGTTTGATCCGAACGGAAAACTGTCTGATGTCGTGATCGGATATGTCGGCTACTTCAAATTGCTGAACGGCTTCGAGAAAACCGTCTACTGGACCAAGCAGGAAGTGGAAGCACATCGCATTCGCAACAACAAAACCAAAAATAAGACAGAGCTGTCAGGGGTTTGGAAGACAGACTATGACTCAATGGCCAAAAAGACCATCCTCCGGAACATTCTTTCCAAATGGGGTATCTTATCCATCGAAATGCAAAAAGCTGTCACAACGGATGAAACGGTTCAAACGCTGGATAAGGAAACCGGAGATATCCGCGACATTACACCGGATGAAGATTTCGATGCGATGCCGGGCCACGTGCCAGATAAGCTTGGCACCTTCGTCACCGAAGATGGCGAAATCATCAATCTGGATGACGAGGCTGCACAAGAATCATTATTCGAAGAAAGGACAATCAAACCAAAGGAGTAA
- a CDS encoding YqaJ viral recombinase family protein, whose protein sequence is MRQRIPTKNMSREDWLQLRRTSIGGSDVATILGFNKYKSPYQLWLDKTGQIEIDASDPSEAAYWGNVFEKTVAEEFTRRTGAKVRNDNHMYFHREHDFLSANVDRQVVGENAILECKTASMFLSDKWEGENIPDQYIFQVQHYLNVLDKAYAYIAVLVGGQKFQWKRIERDQELIDIIQERLIAFWEVNVTQNVAPPIDGSQAATDFLKERYANSEAGKEITLASSFDETISLLNEAKAAKKTVEETISLYENQIKLALGEADAEIGITPSNLIYWKPVTTNRLDTKTLQKEQPDIYEQYLTASQSRRLTIKGIK, encoded by the coding sequence ATGAGACAAAGAATACCAACCAAAAATATGAGCCGGGAAGACTGGCTACAGCTGAGAAGAACCTCTATAGGTGGCAGTGATGTGGCCACAATCCTGGGCTTCAACAAATACAAGAGTCCTTACCAGTTGTGGTTGGACAAGACGGGGCAGATTGAAATTGATGCATCGGATCCAAGTGAGGCAGCTTATTGGGGAAATGTGTTCGAGAAGACAGTGGCGGAGGAATTCACGAGACGTACAGGTGCTAAGGTTCGGAATGATAATCACATGTATTTCCACCGTGAACACGACTTTCTAAGCGCGAACGTGGATAGACAAGTTGTGGGAGAGAATGCCATTCTCGAATGCAAAACCGCCAGCATGTTCTTGTCTGATAAATGGGAGGGTGAGAATATCCCGGATCAGTATATCTTCCAGGTGCAGCACTATCTGAATGTCTTGGATAAAGCTTATGCCTATATAGCCGTTTTGGTAGGCGGGCAGAAGTTCCAGTGGAAGCGAATAGAAAGAGACCAAGAACTAATTGACATCATTCAGGAGCGCCTGATTGCGTTTTGGGAGGTCAATGTAACACAGAATGTTGCGCCACCTATCGACGGCAGTCAAGCAGCAACAGATTTCCTGAAGGAACGATACGCCAACAGTGAAGCGGGAAAAGAAATTACACTGGCATCTTCCTTCGATGAAACAATTTCTCTATTGAACGAAGCGAAGGCAGCCAAAAAGACTGTCGAAGAAACCATCAGCTTGTACGAAAACCAAATTAAACTGGCGCTAGGTGAGGCGGATGCGGAAATCGGCATCACGCCAAGCAACCTCATCTACTGGAAACCCGTCACGACAAACCGACTGGATACAAAGACACTACAAAAAGAACAGCCGGACATTTACGAGCAATATCTGACTGCATCGCAATCAAGAAGACTAACGATAAAGGGGATCAAATAA
- a CDS encoding helix-turn-helix transcriptional regulator codes for MWEIIEKILNEKNLNQEQLAKRMKVHSGTVSDLKKGRIKKPSFELMCKIADALEVSLDVFRKKEEQQ; via the coding sequence ATGTGGGAAATAATCGAAAAAATATTGAATGAGAAGAATTTGAACCAGGAGCAGCTGGCCAAACGCATGAAGGTTCATTCCGGCACAGTATCAGACTTAAAAAAAGGCCGAATCAAGAAGCCTAGTTTTGAACTGATGTGCAAGATCGCAGATGCATTAGAAGTTAGCCTGGACGTGTTCAGGAAGAAGGAGGAACAGCAATGA